From Kaistella polysaccharea:
GAACAGATATTCTTGTGGATGGAGGTGTAATGGTAAATATAAAGTCTAAAAAATCCTAATAAAATCAGAACAAAATAAAAAAAGAGATTCCTTTCGAAATCTCTTTTTTTATTTTAATCGAACAAGTCTCTTACTTTTTCGAAAAATGTCTTTTCTTTCCCCGAGGGTTCTGCCAACATATCCCCGTTTGAAATTTGTTTCTCAAAAAATTCTTTTTGTTCTTTTGATAAATTTTGCGGTGTCCAAACATTAATATGAACAAACATATCGCCGGTTCCGTAACTATCGATACTCGGTAAACCTTTTTTAGAAAGTCTCAAAATTTTTCCAGATTGCGTTCCGGCATCTACTTTTATTTTGACTTTTCCACCAACGGTTGGGATTTCTTTATGAGTTCCCAATGCAGCTTCCGCAAAGGAAATATATAATTCCTGGTGAAGATTATCGCCTTCTCTTTTTATTGAAGAATCTATTTCTTCTTCCACGACAACTAGTAAATCTCCAGGGGTGCCACCGAACGGTGCATCATTTCCTTTTCCGCGAACATTTAACTGAATTCCTTCTCTTGCACCTGCCGGAATATTGATGGTCACTTCTTCATCTTCTTTAATCAAACCTTGCGAATTTGCACCGGCGGGTATTTTATCAGCAACTTTACCGATTCCCTGACACGTTGCACAATGCGCCTGAGTTTGCATTTGACCAAACATGGTATTCATGACTTTGACCTGCACTCCAGACCCATTACAAGTGGTACAAGTTTTTGAAGTTGCGCCGGGTGCAAGCTTCATTTTTTTTACTTTAATGGTTTTTTGCGTTCCATTAACCATTTCTTCCAAATTCAACTTTATCCGGACACGCAAATTACTTCCGCGCAACTGTTGTCTTTGTTGGCCGCCACCGCCGCTGAAATGTCCACCGAAAATATCTCCAAACTGAGAGAAAATATCGTCCATATTCATTCCGCCGCCACCAAAGCCGCCACCGCCAAATCCGCCGTTACCGTTCATTCCGGCGTGACCATATTGATCGTACCGCGCTTTTTTATTTCCGTCGCTCAGAACTTCATAAGCTTCTGCCGCTTCTTTAAATTTCTCTTCAGCGGTCTTATCTCCAGGGTTTTTATCTGGATGGAATTTAATAGCCATCTTTCGGTAGGCTTTTTTAATTTCTTCAGCCGAAGCACTTTTAGATATTTCTAAAACTTCGTAGTAATCTCTTTTTGACATAATTTATTAGGTGAATTTCTTCCAGTTATTTCAATAACCGATTCAAATTTTTCGTTTCATTTAGGTGAAGGATTTCACCAGGGAATTTAGTTTCCGGTTACCACTTTTGCAAATCTGATGACACGATCAGCAAGTTGATAACCTGTTTCGATTACATCTACGATTTTTCCTTTTAATTCTTCAGTGGGAGCAGGGATTTGTGTAATAGCTTCATGAAAATCAACATTAAAACTATCTCCTGGCTGAACCTCAATTGGCTTTAACCCTTTATCTGAAAGCTTATTTTTCAACTTGTTGTAGATTAATTCAACACCTTTCAAATCCTCCTCGTTGCCATTTTTTTGAATTTCTTTTAATGCTCTCTCAAAATCATCCAACACATCGAGCATCGATATCATCATATCTTGATTTGCATATTGAAAAAACTCCATTTTTTCTTTGGTAGTTCTTTTTTTATAATTTTCAAATTCAGCAAACAGTCTGATATAACGGTCTTTTTCTTCTGCCAAAAGGTCTTGATTCGAAACTGAAGTTTCTGCATTTTCTGGCATCTCCGTCTGGTTATTATCAAGTTGTTCGTCTGTAAAATCTAAATTTTCGTCCTGAATATCTTTGTTGTCTGACATAATATTAATTTTTAATACGGAACGTTTCACAAAGATTTTGCCAAATAGGACTTTGAGACAATTCGGCAGAAATAAAGAATAATATTTCGTTAATGATTAAAAAATGTCTGAATTAATAAGATGATAATAAGAAGAATGATAAGTAGTCTAACTGTCCGAATTAAATCTTGAGCCATTATTCATTCAAGAATTTACTATTTTAAGTGTGAACTGGTAAATAAACAATTTGAACCACGCCAAAAGAAAACTTCAGATAACAGGTCGGAATATTTGCTCTGGGATAGGCCTATTTTACCTTAGTAAAAATGGTGCGTTGACCTATCGAAAATCAGTAAAAATTAATGATCTGAATTTTGATACAAAAAAAATCCCGAATATTTCGGGATTCTTATTATAATATATGGGCGGTGATTATTTGGTAAATCGAACTGCCATTTTTCTATCAACTGCTCTTTCAGCATCTGAAGCGTCTGCAGCCACAGTTGCAAACTCGCTACCATACCCTTCAGCACCAGCAACTTGAGCACCAACGCCCATTCTTGCTAATTCTGATTTAATGAAATCAGCTCTTTTTTGCGACAAGGCTTTGTTTACTGTTGCGTCACCAGTTTTATCGGTGTATCCACCAATTTTAATTTTAGCATCTGGATACGCTTTCAAAATCTCAGATAAATTTTGAATCTGACCTTCAGAACCAGGTTCTAATTCTGTTGAAGAGCCCATTTTAAAGTTTACATTATCGAAACTGTACCAGTTGTCTTTAAGTGCCGCGTCGTCAGCAGCATTTTTATATCCATCAGATTTCAAGAATCCGATCATCGAAGCTTCTAAACCATTTTCATAACCTTTAAGTTTAGTACCATTTAGATCAATATCAGTCATTGTCCGGTCTGTTCCAACCATAGCAGTGTCATTCATTGTAGTTGCGGTGTCAGATTCAACGTAGGTCGAGTCTGTAGTTGCTACTGTTTGTTCTGCTGGTTTATTACACTGTTTCCACAAGAACCATCCTGCTAAAAGCAAAAGTAAAAGTGGCAATAACCATTTCCAGATTGACCCGCCGTCTTCCGGTGTTGTTGGGTCCGTAGTTACGTGAGTTTCCCCACCTCTGTTTACTTCTACTTTAGGCTGATCGTAAGTTGTTGTGGTTACTTTTTCAGCACCAGTTGTATCATACGCATCACCTATTCCCAAAGACGCTAGTGATAGACCAGCTGGTAAAAGAGAGGATACAATTCCTTTTTGGTCATGAAGTAAACTTGTGATTCCGGAAGCTCCTAAATTGTTGTCGCTTGCATATTTTCCGATCGAACCTAGTGCCGCACCGGTAACCATATTTAAAAGTGAGCTTGATGTCGAGTTGCTGACACCAGAATAGGTAGAAATTGCATTTACAATACCACCGATTTTATCACCAAAAATTGTTGTCAATACATTGGTAATTGTAGAATTTCCGGTTGAAGTCCCAAGAAGATTTCCAAGTAAACCACTTGAAGATGATCCTGTGATTGCTTCAAGTACGCCTGGTTTTTCAGCATTGTTTGCCATTCCTCCAACTACTGCCGGAAGTAATCCGCTAATTGCTTTTGAAATTCCAGATTCACTTTCTCCAAATTGAGATGAAGCTTGAGAAACAAGCGACGGACCCAATTGTCCTTTGATAAGGTCAATAATGTTTAGTGCCATAATAGTTTATTTTTATGTTAATTGCTTTTTACATGCAAATTCTAATCCACTAGTTCCTTTTTTATTGTTAATTATATAAAAATTAACATATTATTCTCCTTTACCCATTAATTCTAATAAGCTTTAGCAAAAATAACACGTTGTTTTGAAGTTTTTCCAGAAATCATTGAAATGCCTTTTTCCAAAACGTTATCTAAAGGAATACAACGGATGGTGGCTTTTGTTTCATTTTTGATCTGTTCCTCTTCTTCGGCAGTTCCGTCCCAATGCGCAGTTATAAAACCACCTTTATCCTCCAAAACTTTTTTGAATTCATCATAGGAATTAACTTCAGTGATGTGGGCTTCTCTAAAATCGAAGGCTTTTTTGTAGATTTCAGCCTGAATGATTTTTAATAATTCTTCAATATGATTTTCGATGTTTTCGATCGGCTGAACTTCTTTGGTTAAATTATCACGACGTGCAATTTCAACTGTTTTGTTTTCCAAATCTCTGGCACCCATCGCAATTCGAATTGGTACCCCTTTCAATTCATATTCCGCAAATTTCCAACCTGGTTTATTATCGGTTCGGTTGTCGTATTTTACTGAAATTCCTTTAGCTTTTAATTTATCCTGAATTTCAAAAGCGACTTCATTAATTTGATTTAATTGATCTTCTCCTTTAAAAATAGGAACGATAACGACCTGAATAGGCGCTAAACTTGGCGGAAGTACCAACCCCAAATCATCAGAATGTGTCATGATCAAAGCACCCATGAGTCGGGTAGAGGTTCCCCAAGAAGTTCCCCAGGCATGTTCGATTTTTCCTTCTTTGGTTGTGAACTTTACATCAAAAGCCTTCCCGAAATTCTGTCCTAAAAAGTGAGAAGTTCCGGCTTGCAAAGCTTTCCCATCTTGCATTAAAGCCTCAATACAATAGGTTTCATCAGCACCTGCAAATCTTTCGGAAGCTGTTTTTATGCCTTTAATTACAGGGATGCACATAAATTCTTCAACGAATTCCGCATAAACTTCTAGCATTTTTTCAGTTTCTACGATGGCTTCATTTTTTGTTGCGTGAGCAGTATGACCTTCTTGCCATAAGAATTCGGCGGTCCTTAAAAAGAAACGTGTTCTCATTTCCCAACGTACAACATTAGCCCACTGATTAATAAGAATGGGTAAATCGCGGTAGGACTGAATCCATTTTTTGTAAGTACTCCAAATAATCGCTTCTGAAGTTGGACGAACAATGAGTTCTTCTTCTAACTTCGCTTCTGGATCTACGATTAATTTTTTAGGATTGTTGGGATCTGTTTTTAAACGATAATGGGTAACAACTGCACATTCTTTCGCAAATCCTTCTGCATTTTGTTCTTCTGCTTCGAAATAACTTTTTGGAATAAATAGCGGAAAGTATGCATTTTGATGACCTGTTTCCTTGAACTTTTTGTCCAATTCATCCCGCATTTTCTCCCAAATTGCATAGCCATAAGGTTTTATAACCATACAACCTCGAACCCCAGAATTTTCTGCCAGATCTGCTTTTACGACCAATTCATTATACCACTTGCTATAGTCTTCAGCTCTAGAAGTAAGTTTTGCCATTATATTTTTATCTTTTTATTTAACTTATGCGTGCTTTTTATATCTAATATTTGAAGCGTATATTTACTCCAAATCGTGTCCTATAAATTGGTACACTTTTGGTGCAAAATGCAAATATAAATTAATTAAAACTTTTTCACATTATCATGAAAAACATTACCTATAAAAATTTAAGATTTCTACTTCCGAAAAGTGCCCTGTTGGCAGTAGTTGGAAGTTTATTTCTCGCCTCTTGCGTTTCACCTCTGGGAGGCTATACAGAAACAGATGGCGTATATTACGATCCATCTACTGATACATTACCGGAAGGTGTTATGAACAATAACGGAAATCGCATCGGAGATTATTATGATTATCAAGCAAATGATGATCAAAATAAGTATCTTAATAATGAAAATCGAAATCAAAACTGGCAGGATTCGCAAGAATCAGATTGGGGCATTTTCACAGGTACTGACACCTATTATTCTAATAACAGTTGGGGTTACCCTTATGGAATGTACTCTGGATTCGGTTTTGGTATGAGCTACGGCTTTGGTTATGGAGGATACTATAATCCTTGGGGATTTGGTTATAATCCATTCGGAAACTACTACAATCCTTATTATGGATATTACTCTCCTTATTATGGTTATTATAATCCATATTCTTACTATGGCGGCTATAATCCGTATTATTCAAATTACGGATACGGATATGGTTACAACAGCTACAACGCGCCAAGATTTGAATATAAAAGAAGTGGTTCTAATAATGGGTTTCAGCAAAATAATTCTGATGTAAGAAGAAACAGCAATCAGAATAATGGTTTCAGAAATGATAATCAGCGTTATCAGCAAAATAATCAACAACAAAATAATCAACAGCGTAATTCGCAACAACCTAGATACCGAACTTCTCCAAGAATTGATAATACACCTAATACTCCAAGAAGGCAATCCGTTCCACAAACTTATGAACCATCTTCCCGAAGTAATTCTAATGATTCGTACAGATCTTCAGGACGTCAAGGAGGTTTCGATTCTGGTGTAAGTAGATCAAATTCATCCAGCAATTCAAGTTCTTCTAGCAGCTCAAGCTCTACTAGATCATCTGGTGGCTTTAGAAGATAATAAGTAAAACAAGTATATAATTTAAATATGATTAAAAAGTCTTTAATAGTATTTGGTATTTCGGCAGCTTACTTTGTAAATGCCCAAGATATATCAACCTTACGCAATACAGTAGATGTATATTCTAATTCAGCGTTAAACGGCTCAGCGAAATATAATTCAATGGCTGGCTCGATGGGAGCTTTAGGCGGCGACGTGTCTGTTTTAAATTCCAATCCTGCTGGTATTGGAGTAAGTATAGCAAGTGAATTTTCAGGAACTTTAGCAATAGAAAGTAATAAGAACAACACAGCTTTAGCCGGAAAGTCTATCGATTATAAAATGAATAATACCGATCTAGGAAATGTAGGTGGAATTGCGTCATTTCGTATAGAATCTGCATCTCCTTGGAAATTTGTTAATGTGGGTGTGAATTATTCCAACCAGTCTTTAGAAGATTATTCAGAAACCCCCGGAGGAAATAACGTGAATTTTGATATCTACGATGGAGATGATCAATTTATAGATAATGTAAAATATGGTGGTCATGCGTACAACCGCTATGGAAACTTATCTAAAATGAGCATTGCGGTCGGCGGTAATTACGATAATAGAATTTACGTAGGTGCAGGTTTGAATTTTCATTCAGCAGCATTAGATCAATATGATTCCGCAGCATTTACTTCTAATCAAAACACATCAGCTGAAGTTTATAATAAACAGTATACGCCATTTTCAGAAACATCAAGCGGTTTTTCTGCTTCGGTGGGTGTTATCGGAAAAATTAATCCGCAGTTCAGATTAGGGGCGGCATTAGAATCACCAACATGGTGGAATATTGCAAGAGTTTATAATGAATATGAAAATCCGACAGACGGAACGTACACCGAAGATCGTAATCTGTCCACACCATTCAAAGCAACATTGAGTGCGGCATTTGTTCCGAGCAAAAATTTAGCTTTAAATGTTGATTATTCATTAGGTTTAACGAAAGCAAAATATAAAGTGTACGGCGATGCCGAAACAGAATTGAATAATTTCTTCAATGATAATGCTAAAAATCTTTCTGAAATTAAAGCGGGTGCAGAATATCGCTATGCCGGATTAAGAGTGCGCGCAGGATATGGTTTTGCGTCCAGTCCCTTTGAATCTATGAGCTTTTCTGCCTTTAATGACAATGGTGCAGCTTCAAATTCTTCTTTTGATAATCTTGTTGTAGGAAAGAGAACCACGATCGGTGCAGGACTTGGTTATGATTTTAAATCATTTTACATTGATGCAGCATATCAAAATGTAAATTCTGATTATAAAAGTCCGTTTTTAGCCGGATCATCAGCTGCAAATACAGGTTATTTTTCAAATAATTATATTATAGAATCTGACGCAGCAATTGTTTCAAATGTAAAAAATACCAGAGATAATTTCTTTATTACGTTGGGTTGGAAATTTTAAACCCCAGTAATTAAATTTTAGAAGACTCCATAATTGGAGTCTTTTTTTATTTAGTGATTGTGAAAAAGATGACCGGTCATCGCCAATAAAACTCCCAAGGTCACCAAACCAATTTTCCGCCAATCTACATTGTGATTTTTACTGCTTTCGAAAATAATTACCGACGATATATGAAGAAATATCCCACCAACTAAAGCTAAAAAGTAGACTTCAAATTTTGGATTAAAATATCTTCCCAGCAGTAAACCTAAAGGTGAAGCCAAAGCGAATATTGAAATTATTAAAAATGCCGAGGCCGAAAACTTTTTATTCTTAACTAAAAAAGCACCCAATATAAATGAGATTGGAATGTTGTGAACCAAGATACCCGTGAGATAAGGACTGAGGATTACTTTTTCATTTGCCAAAGGAATTCCTTCTAAAAAAGCATGAATAAACATTCCAATCATCAGAGCCAGTGGTAATATGTTTTTACCTTCGGAATGATGGTGGAAGTGACCATGTTCAAATCCTTTGGTTAAGTTTTCCAGAAGCATTTGCAGTAAAACTCCAGCAATAACCCAAAGGCCAATATTGCTGTGTTCGTCGGCATAAACTTGAGGGAAAACCTCATTTAAACAAATGGTAATTAGAAATCCGGCACTTACAATCAACAGGTTTTTAGCAAACTTTTCCTGATCTCCAAAGATTTTTCCGAGAAATACACCAATTAAAACGCTCAGAATTAATAATACGATAATCATCTGCTTTATATTTTAAATTGATTTTTTCTTTTGAAAAACGTTAATACATCTTGGAGATAATTCCACCTCAAAATTATTTAATTTATAATCGCCGAAAATTTCAGTGCGTTCAAAACCAAACTGGTTTGCATAATTATTAATTTCTTCTAAAGTATGAAGCTTCACTTTTTCAAAAAAATGAAATTCTTTTCCTTCGTGAGTAAAAGTAATATCTTTAATGACATGCTGATCTTCAATTTTCTTCTTTACATGAAAATAGATTCCACCTTTACAGATTCTTTCTTCGGGAACTAAAGTATTCTCAACCCATTTCGAATTAAGAAAATCCAAAACAAAATATCCTTCTTCAATCAAGACATTGCTGATCGATTTAAAAACTTTTTGATCATCCAGAGGATCTTCAAAATATCCAAAACTCGTAAAAAGATTGAAAACTGCATCTGCTTTTACGGCGGATATTTGTGGAATTATTTCGTTTCGCATATCATGAACATTGAACTTTAATGTTAAATTTTCAAATTCTTGATTGTGTTCAATGCTTTTTTTAGACAAATCTAAACCCAAAACTTGAAATCCCATTTTATTCAGTAATACCGAATGCCTGCCTTTTCCGCAAGCAAGATCAATAATTTTAGAAGGTGGGTTTATTTTTAAGTAATTGACTAACAGTGTTATAAAGTTTTCAGCTTCTGTAAAATCTCTGTCGTTATATAGAATATGATAATAAGGAGTATCAAACCAAGTTTCGAACCATGCCATTCTGCAAAAATAACTAAATTTGCGGAAATAAATCAGCGACAGAATAAGCACTTTCCCAAATTAGCAGCTAAAATTAAACTATGGACACAGAAAACTTAAAAATACAAATCAAAACTTTTTTCGGACTCGAAGAAATTTTAGCAGAAGAAATCAAAAAGCTCGGCGGAACAAACGTTGAAGTGAAAAACCGCGCGGTTAATTGCGAAGGCGACCTAGGTTTTCTCTACAAAGTAAATTATTCAGCCAGAACCGCACTAAAAGTTTTGGTACCAGTTCTAACTTTTAAGGCCTGGGATGAAAATAGATTTTACGATAAACTTTTTGATTTTCCCTGGGAAGAATATATGACTGTTGATCAAACTTTTGCGATTGACACGACTATTTATTCTGAGCGATTTTCACATTCTCAGTTCATGGCGCAGAAAATGAAAGATGCGATCGTTGATTATTTTAAATTCAAGTACAATAAACGGCCGAGTGTTGATACGCAAGATCCAAATATTAAAATCCATCTTCATATCGATCGAGAACTGGTTACGGTTTCTTTAGATTCTTCTGGCGATGCCTTATTCAAAAGAGGATACCGAAAAGAACAAGGTGAAGCGCCTTTAAATGAGGTGCTTGCGTCAGGAATGTTGCAGTTGGCAGGTTGGGATGGAAAAGGAAATTTTCTTGATCCGATGTGTGGTTCTGGAACATTGTTGATAGAAGCAGCGATGATTGCAATGGATTTACCTGCACAGACGTTCCGACGAAGATTCGGCTTTCAAAACTGGTTAAATTATGATGCAGAATTATTTACAACCATTAAAGAAGTTCGCCTTAATCGGGTGAGAGAATTTACCGGAAAAATTGTGGGGTACGATATCGATTCAGACATGCTGCATGCCGCACGAGTAAATATCGAATCCGCAGAAATGGACGATGTGATTGAAGTAAAACACCAAGACTTCTTTGAATCTAAAAAAGATTTATTTCCTTTGATGATGGTTTTCAATCCGCCGTATGACGAAAGAATTGTAATTAATGATGACGAATTTTACAGTAAAATTGGTGATACTTTCAAGAAAAATTATCCTAATACCTTGGCTTGGTTAATTTCTTCAGATCTAGATTCTTTGAAGAGAGTAGGATTGCGTCCTTCAAGAAAAATTAAACTATACAACGGAAAATTAGAATGTCGTTTTATGCAGTACGAGATGTATGAAGGAACGAAGAAAATTCACAAATTAGAAGGTAGGGAAGGAGACAGCGAGCCAGATCAAACACCACAAAATTAGATTTTAAAATTTTTGACCTGAATGGTTAAATATGACAGCATCAATCTCTATTATCATCGCCATTTACAACCGAAAAGACGAACTTTTTGAGTTGCTCAATTCCTTATCGCATCAAACCGATAAACAGTTTGAGGTGATTATTGTTGATGACGGTTCAATTCTTAATTTGCGTCCCACTGCCGAATTACTCCACGAAAGTTTAACCATAGAATATTTCCGAAAAGAAAATTCCGGTCCTGGTCTTTCCCGAAATTACGGCGCCCGGAGAGCCAAAAATGATTGGCTTGTTTTCGTCGATTCCGACGTGATTGTCGAAACGGATTACATCGAAAATATAAAGAAGAATCTTGCCGAAATTACATGCGACGCTTTTGGTGGTGCTGATAAGGCTCACAAAGGCTTTAATCTCATGCAAAAAGCGATTTCCTATTCCATGACTTCCGTTTTTACAACGGGAGGAATTCGGGGGAATAAAAACGCAGTCACTAAGTTTCAACCGCGAAGTTTTAATATGGGCGTTCGAAAAGCCGCCTTTGAAGAAGTGGGTGGTTTTTCCGAAATGCGCATTGGCGAAGATCCCGATCTTTCTATGAAACTTTGGGAAAACGGCTTTACAACAGCTTTTTTCGATAATATCGGAGTATTTCATAAACGCAGAGTAGATTTTGGCAAATTCTCCAAACAAGTGTATCAGTTCGGTTGTGCGCGCCCGATCCTGAATCAGCGTCACCCAAAATATGTAAAGATATCTTTTGCCTTTCCGTCTTTATTTTTGATCGGCTACGTTTTAGGATTTATCCAGTATTTTTTCTTCCGAAATGGCCTCATCTTGGGATTTTATGGGCTCTACACCTTTTTAATTTTTTTCCACGCAATGTATAAAACCAGGAATATCAGCATTGCTGCGATGGCCATTATGGCGACTTATATTCAAATGTTTTCTTACGGTTACGGATTTTTGAAATCATGGATTTTACTGAATGTTTTCCGTCAAAAACCCGAAGACGCATTTCCGTCGCATTTCCATAAACAGTAAAACGAAAATTTAAAATACGTCGAAAGTCTTTAATTACAAGTTTTTTTGGGCGCCTTTTCCGGCTTTCACTACTCGCTTTTTTTCGCTGCCGCATTTCCCCCGTCAGAAAAAAGAGCTCAAACATGCCGTTCAATCCGGGGCGCAATATCAGCGTAAAATCACTATTTTTGCAAAAAGATAAGCATGCAAAATTACCTGGAATTTAATTTTAAAATAAAACCCCTTCAGCCCTGGAACGAAATTCTAATGGCAGAACTCATCGAAATCGGTTTTGATAGTTTTACTGAAGAATACGACGGAATTTTAGGTTACATCCAAAAAGATTTATTTAAAGAAGAAGACCTGAAAGAAGTGCAACTGCTTCACAATCCTGAAATCAACATTTCGTATACTTTTCAAGAAATGCCCAATATCAACTGGAATGAAGAATGGGAAAAGAATTTTTCACCTATAAATATTGAAAAGCAGGTTTCGATCCGTGCAGAATTTCATCCGAATCAAAACTTGCCACACGAGATTATTATTCAACCTAAAATGTCTTTCGGAACGGGTCATCATGCTACAACGTATTTAATGATACAGCAAATGCTGGACATGAATTTCGAAAATAAAACAGTTTTGGATATGGGTTGCGGAACTTCTGTTTTAGCTATTTTCGCCAAACAGCAAGGTGCCGGCAGAACGGTTGCAATTGATATTGATGAATGGTCTGTTGAAAATTCAATTGAAAACGCAGCAAGAAATAACGTAAAACTTGAAATCTCGCAAGGAACTGCTGAGAATTTGGGCTCCGAAACTTTTGATATCATTTTAGCGAACATCAATAGAAACATTTTGATTTCCGATATTCCGAGTTACGTTTCAGTTTTAAATAGTGGTGGCCAACTCTTACTTTCAG
This genomic window contains:
- a CDS encoding glycosyltransferase, with amino-acid sequence MTASISIIIAIYNRKDELFELLNSLSHQTDKQFEVIIVDDGSILNLRPTAELLHESLTIEYFRKENSGPGLSRNYGARRAKNDWLVFVDSDVIVETDYIENIKKNLAEITCDAFGGADKAHKGFNLMQKAISYSMTSVFTTGGIRGNKNAVTKFQPRSFNMGVRKAAFEEVGGFSEMRIGEDPDLSMKLWENGFTTAFFDNIGVFHKRRVDFGKFSKQVYQFGCARPILNQRHPKYVKISFAFPSLFLIGYVLGFIQYFFFRNGLILGFYGLYTFLIFFHAMYKTRNISIAAMAIMATYIQMFSYGYGFLKSWILLNVFRQKPEDAFPSHFHKQ
- the prmA gene encoding 50S ribosomal protein L11 methyltransferase, giving the protein MQNYLEFNFKIKPLQPWNEILMAELIEIGFDSFTEEYDGILGYIQKDLFKEEDLKEVQLLHNPEINISYTFQEMPNINWNEEWEKNFSPINIEKQVSIRAEFHPNQNLPHEIIIQPKMSFGTGHHATTYLMIQQMLDMNFENKTVLDMGCGTSVLAIFAKQQGAGRTVAIDIDEWSVENSIENAARNNVKLEISQGTAENLGSETFDIILANINRNILISDIPSYVSVLNSGGQLLLSGLCFFDVDDILEVCTQQNLTLQKKIQREEWVSLLLEK